Proteins from a genomic interval of Rosa chinensis cultivar Old Blush chromosome 2, RchiOBHm-V2, whole genome shotgun sequence:
- the LOC112185256 gene encoding uncharacterized protein LOC112185256 — protein MGGPVEELVNDFGIQFIHSTPYYAQSNGQAEASNKTIITLLKKMLVENPRQWHDTLYETLWAYRTSNRNPTSTTPYALMFGHYAVLLLEINVHSLRVQEQHHLIGEDYVQAMWQEHEDLGEQRLAALDNLVMEKQRIARAYDKRTRGRSYKEGDLVWKAVLPFGEKLTGRGKWTPRWEGPFVIHRILKRGAFHLRDVDGDIHRNPINGRFLKKYYPSVWEFEDPPDQSPTQTGGQP, from the coding sequence ATGGGAGGCCCTGTCGAGGAGCTTGTCAATGATTTTGGCATCCAGTTCATCCACAGCACCCCATATTACGCTCAGTCCAATGGTCAAGCGGAGGCTAGCAACAAGACAATCATTACCTTACTAAAGAAGATGCTGGTAGAGAACCCTCGACAATGGCACGACACTTTGTATGAGACACTTTGGGCTTATCGCACTTCTAATCGGAATCCCACCTCGACGACGCCATACGCACTCATGTTTGGTCATTACGCTGTCTTACTGTTAGAAATTAATGTTCATTCCCTACGCGTGCAAGAGCAGCATCATTTGATCGGCGAAGATTACGTTCAGGCAATGTGGCAGGAACACGAAGATTTAGGCGAGCAGCGCTTGGCGGCTTTGGACAATTTGGTAATGGAAaaacagcgtatcgcccgcgcTTATGATAAGCGGACTCGTGGTCGTAGTTACAAAGAAGGCGACCTTGTTTGGAAGGCTGTTTTACCCTTTGGCGAAAAGTTAACAGGCCGCGGTAAATGGACGCCGCGATGGGAGGGACCCTTTGTCATCCACCGGATCTTGAAGcgcggggcttttcacctcagaGACGTCGATGGTGACATCCATCGCAACCCCATTAACGGGCGTTTCTTGAAGAAATATTAtcctagtgtttgggagttcgaaGATCCCCCTGATCAATCCCCTACCCAGACTGGGGGGCAACCATAA
- the LOC112185254 gene encoding uncharacterized protein LOC112185254, whose amino-acid sequence MEKLCLTLYFSACKLRHYMLSFTTCIIAQTDLVKYMLSRPILRGRIGKWVLALSEFSLQYIPQKAVKGQAIADFLAHHPMLEISVMKELEIASATTIRPDLACIPEYAVWYQAKVSLQPWELFFDCSRTETLVEYEALIIGLEVLLEMGVRDVQILGDSQLVINQLQEKYRCVSWLLVPYLNRAIELLDQFNDVDLEYIPHERNFAANELAQLATVVAVLEPIDVDWRIPLINYLKRPDPTPDRKIRFLALNYFLRGDELRRREEDGIDFRCVYGREAKRLMREAHTGVCGAHQAGPKMRWLIRRHGYYWPSILKDCIAFAKGCEDCQAHGPVQHVPNIPMQPIIKPWPARGWALDLIGMIHPHSSLQHKFIIVATDFFTKWVEAEPLKEASGTGIRQFIFRNILCRFGIPEVLVSDRGAVFMGGPVEQLVNDFGIQFVHSTPYYAQSNGQAKASNKIIIKEDAGRKPLTVTRYFV is encoded by the exons atggaaaagctgtgtcttacTTTGTACTTCTCAGCGTGCAAGTTGCGGCATTACATGTTAtcttttactacttgcatcatcgctcaaactGATCTGGTGAAATACATGTTGTCGCGGCCTATtttgagaggccgcattggtAAGTGGGTATTGGCCCTTTCAGAGTTTTCGCTGCAATACATACCTCAGAAAGCTGTAAAGGGGCAGGCCATCGCGGATTTTCTGGCACATCATCCTATGTTGGAGATATCCGTAATGAAAGAGTTGGAGATAGCGTCTGCTACTACGATTAGACCAGATTTGGCGTGCATCCCAGAATACGCAGTCTGGTACCAAGCCAAAGTCTCCTTGCAGCCCTGGGAATTGTTCTTTGATTGTTCAAGAACCGAAACATTG GTCGAGTATGAAGCTCTTATTATTGGACTGGAGGTCTTATTGGAGATGGGCGTGAGGGACGTTCAGATTCTCGGCGACTCTCAACTCGTTATAAACCAGCTTCAAGAAAAATACAGATGTGTAAGTTGGTTGCTCGTACCATATTTGAATCGTGCCATCGAGCTTCTGGATCAATTTAACGACGTCGATTTGGAGTATATCCCTCACGAGCGCAATTTCGCAGCCAATGAGCTCGCTCAATTGGCCACAG TGGTCGCGGTGCTAGAACCTATTGATGTGGATTGGCGCATCCCGTTGATTAATTACCTCAAGCGACCAGACCCCACACCAGACAGGAAGATTCGCTTTCTCgccttaaattacttcctcaggggAGATGAGCTGCGCCGACGTGAggaagatggcatagacttccgATGTGTCTATGGCCGCGAAGCGAAACGATTGATGCGTGAAGCGCATACAGGGGTCTGTGGGGCTCATCAAGCGGGACCAAAGATGCGATGGCTTATCCGGAGACATGGTTATTACTGGCCCAGCATTTTAAAGGATTGCATTGCATTTGCCAAAGGGTGTGAAGATTGTCAAGCACATGGTCCAGTCCAACACGTTCCTAACATTCCCATGCAACCCAtaattaaaccttggcctgcgcgaggctgggcatTAGACTTAATTGGGATGATCCACCCCCACTCTTCTCTCCAgcataagttcatcattgtggctACTGACTTCTTCACCAAGTGGGTTGAAGCTGAACCTTTGAAGGAGGCCTCTGGTACCGGCATTCGCCAGTTCATTTTTCGTAACATTCTTTGCAGGTTTGGTATTCCCGAGGTGCTCGTTTCAGACCGGGGGGCAGTGTTCATGGGAGGTCCCGTCGAGCAGCTTGTCAATGATTTTGGCATCCAGTTCGTCCACAGTactccatattatgctcagtccaacGGTCAAGCGAAAGCCAGCAACAAGATTATTATTAAAGAAGATGCTGGCAGAAAACCCTTGACAGTGACACGATACTTTGTATGA
- the LOC112185255 gene encoding uncharacterized protein LOC112185255, translating to MNSETQVLVKEEVEKMHKSGIIRVAKYNQWLSNIVSVRKKNGKMRVCVDYRDLNLATSKDVYPMPVADMLIPVAEEDRHKTAFWCPGFAGVFEYMVMPFGLKNAGTTYQIAMNLIFHDILGKILEVYIDDAGDFLGFIVHQLGIEVPEDKASAVINTSPPQTKKELQRLLGKIQPFTPLLRLQGQNEFVWEPKHQEAFDSIKAYLASPPVLVLSRAGIPLKLYISAAEACIGKLLAQYDEGGIEHAIFYLSRTLTDYETRKLSRGRPSRIFLRIIPATLEIPTLKKLEIASATMIRLDLECILEYAVWYQATVSLQPWVLFFDGSRTDTLAGAGIVLENPTGDRFSYSFQLEFKCTNNQAEYEALIIGLEVLLEMGVRDVQIRGDSQLVINQLQEKYRCLSWLLIPYLNRAIELLDQFDDVGLEYIPRERNFAANELAQLATGVTLKYEVRERILKVERRTLPSWLDRPDPPDDPVIAVLEPIDVDWRIPLVEYLKQPDATADKKICFLALNYFLRGDELRRHGEDGIDFRCVYGREAKRLMREIHTGICGAHQAVPKMRWLLRRHGYYWPSILKDCIAFAKGCEDCQAHRPVQHVPTIPMQPIIKPWPA from the exons atgaattcagagacccaGGTTCTCGTCAAGGAGGAGGTAGAGAAAATGCATAAGTCAGGCATTATCAGGGTCgccaagtacaatcagtggctatctaatatagtgtcTGTCCGGAAAAAGAACGGCAAGATGAGAGTCTGCGTAGATTACAGAGACTTGAATCTTGCTACATCTAAAGAtgtttaccccatgccggtcgcggatatgttg attccggtcgctgaAGAAGACAGGCACAAGACAGCATTCTGGTGCCCCGGATTCGCGGGGGTGTTTGAGTATATGGTCATGCCATTTGGCCTAAAGAACGCTGGTACGACGTATCAGATAGCCATGAacttgatcttccacgacatactgggAAAAATTTTAGAGGTGTACATCGATGAC GCAGGAGATTTCCTAGGGTTCATAGTCCATCAGCTaggaattgaggtccctgaagacAAGGCGAGCGCAGTTATCAACACATCTCCCCCGCAAACGAAGAAAGAATTACAGCGTTtgttgg gtaaaatccaacCTTTCACGCCGTTGCTGAGGTTACAAGGGCAgaatgagtttgtgtgggagcctaaacatcaagaggctttcgacagtatCAAGGCCTACCTGGCAAGCCCGCCAGTGCTGGTTCTGTCCAGAGCTGGGATCCCACTAAAGTTATacatttcagcagctgaggcttgCATTGGCAAGCTGCTCGCTCAATATGATGAGGGAGGTATTGAGCATGCTATATTTTACCTTAGCCGGACGTTGACAGATTATGAGACAAG AAAACTATCAAGGGGCAGGCCATCGCGGATTTTCTTGCGCATCATCCCGGCCACGTTAGAGATACCCACGCTGAAGAAGTTAGAGATCGCATCCGCCACTATGATCCGACTAGATTTGGAGTGCATCCTAGAGTACGCAGTTTGGTACCAAGCCACAGTCTCCTTGCAGCCCTGGGTATTGTTCTTTGATGGATCAAGAACCGACACATTGGCCGGAGCagggattgttctggaaaacCCAACCGGCGAccgtttctcttactctttccaacTAGAGTTCAAATGCACAAACAACCAGGCCGAGTACGAGGCTCTTATTATTGGACTCGAAGTCTTATTGGAAATGGGCGTGAGGGACGTTCAGATTCGCGGCGATTCTCAGCTCGTTATAAACCAGCTCCAGGAAAAATATCGCTGCTTAAGTTGGTTGCTTATACCATATCTGAATCGCGCTATTGAGCTTCTGGACCAATTTGATGACGTCGGTTTGGAGTATATCCCCCGCGAGCGCAATTTTGCAGCTAACGAGCTCGCTCAACTGGCCACAGGCGTTACGTTGAAATATGAAGTTCGCGAGCGTATTCTGAAAGTTGAGCGTCGCACATTACCTTCCTGGCTCGATAGACCTGATCCACCAGATGATCCAGTGATCGCGGTGCTAGAACCTATCGATGTGGATTGGCGAATCCCGTTGGTTGAATACCTCAAGCAACCAGACGCCACCGCTGACAAGAAGATTTGTTTTCTCGCTCTCAACTACTTCCTGAGAGGTGATGAGTTGCGACGACATGGGGAAGATGGTATAGACTTTCGGTGTGTCTATGGCCGTGAAGCAAAACGATTAATGCGTGAGATACACACAGGGAtatgtggagcccatcaagcggTACCTAAGATGCGATGGCTTTTGAGGCGCcatggttattattggcccagtATTTTAAAGGATTGTATTGCATTCGCCAAAGGCTGTGAAGATTGTCAAGCGCACCGTCCAGTCCAGCATGTTCCTACCATTCCTATGCAGCCTATTATCAAGCCTTGGCCTGCGTGA